A window of the Spirochaetae bacterium HGW-Spirochaetae-1 genome harbors these coding sequences:
- a CDS encoding hydrogenase yields MLSKLAKKSFPKSLWLYHCNTGACNGCDIEILNVLTPYYDVERFGIKLVASPRHADVMLVSGAVTRPTFPLVKKAFEALPSPKLVFGIGSCATGGGCWFDTYNVTGGAFKAIPVNYYIPGCPPRPEAIIYGVALALGLVDKKAAPVEMKQMEFPIDMYEQGKEWEERNVIYRLLED; encoded by the coding sequence ATGTTATCTAAACTGGCTAAAAAATCTTTTCCCAAGTCGCTCTGGCTGTATCACTGCAATACCGGGGCGTGCAACGGATGCGATATAGAAATTCTGAATGTACTGACGCCATATTATGATGTTGAGCGTTTCGGTATAAAACTGGTGGCTTCACCGCGACATGCCGATGTAATGCTTGTTTCCGGCGCCGTTACCAGGCCTACATTTCCCCTGGTGAAGAAGGCCTTCGAAGCATTGCCGTCACCGAAACTGGTTTTCGGCATCGGCTCATGCGCCACGGGCGGCGGATGCTGGTTTGACACCTACAATGTTACCGGCGGCGCCTTTAAGGCCATACCGGTTAATTACTATATACCGGGATGCCCTCCCAGGCCGGAAGCCATCATCTACGGTGTCGCGCTTGCCCTGGGCCTCGTTGACAAGAAAGCCGCTCCTGTAGAGATGAAGCAGATGGAATTCCCCATCGACATGTACGAACAGGGGAAAGAATGGGAAGAGAGGAATGTCATATACCGGCTGCTGGAGGATTAG
- a CDS encoding ferredoxin: protein MWLTSKIKQVLMVLKPGVVTLGYPFTPHPAPENFRGQPHWDHHKCVGCGACSNHCSARCILVRDYCQEIRVMLYDGSRCTYCGRCADVCPEKAITISTEFELATGDREDVTERLELFMLTCQRCGRCYDMENTNAIERMDLRGYRYDSLETRALIRKTTDQFDRELFEATKNYQRPVK, encoded by the coding sequence GTGTGGTTAACGAGTAAAATAAAACAGGTACTGATGGTATTAAAACCGGGAGTCGTCACGCTGGGGTATCCTTTTACACCGCACCCGGCTCCGGAAAATTTCCGTGGACAGCCTCACTGGGACCACCACAAGTGCGTAGGATGCGGAGCCTGTTCCAATCACTGTTCCGCCCGCTGTATCCTGGTTCGGGACTACTGCCAGGAAATCAGGGTCATGCTCTATGACGGTTCTCGATGCACGTACTGCGGACGCTGCGCAGACGTTTGTCCCGAGAAGGCCATAACCATTTCAACGGAATTCGAACTGGCCACGGGAGATCGTGAGGATGTAACTGAAAGGCTGGAGCTTTTCATGCTCACCTGCCAGCGCTGCGGCCGTTGCTATGACATGGAGAATACCAATGCCATCGAACGTATGGATCTGCGTGGATACCGGTATGATTCGCTGGAGACGCGCGCCCTGATAAGAAAAACTACCGATCAGTTCGACCGGGAGCTTTTCGAGGCGACAAAGAATTATCAAAGACCCGTGAAATGA
- a CDS encoding Fe-S-binding domain-containing protein, which yields MKSETLQKDLKSKFGGVITGFETPKPDRLYIDVKKEGFKNVAYELWRDGARYLVGVGYDNISRDGSLGMIHCFAYDGEKLLVNLRTATPEKDPVFDSVTPEIPGAGWSEREYQDLLGMKFTGHPKPKKLVTADDWPDNIYPLRKDVPYDLVPPSAEDVAYQLDECPEGCSVIPVGPFHPSLHEPNHWAVYVDGETIKGADYRGFMTHRGIEKLCTTQVSYNEIPFIAERICGICGSVHATAYSQAVEEAVGLKISRRAEYIRTAMLEIERLHSHLLWLGVAGHLIGFDTVFMQSWRVREQIMWLCERITGNRKTYGMIIIGGVRRDLTPETQKEILDVLKKVEEETMVIFKAIKGDTAIHKRTKGVGFITREQAVKWSLVGPVARARGVDIDVRRDHPYAAYNDVKFDVPVVDSCDVWGTVVVRILEIFEAIKIIRQLFDQMPAGELITEVEEALPALKHGISNVEAPRGESVHYVITGEENRPDRWRVRAPTYPNLQGVPDMLTNDQFADFPIILGSIDPCFSCTDRVNIVNVRSGKIKVMNRLELENMSRNYKRGR from the coding sequence ATGAAATCAGAAACTTTACAAAAAGACCTTAAAAGCAAATTCGGCGGTGTGATTACAGGATTTGAAACCCCCAAACCCGATCGCCTCTATATAGATGTAAAAAAGGAAGGTTTCAAAAACGTCGCCTATGAACTGTGGCGAGATGGCGCACGGTACCTGGTGGGTGTCGGATACGACAACATCAGCAGGGACGGTTCCCTTGGGATGATCCACTGTTTCGCTTATGATGGAGAAAAGCTCCTGGTGAACCTGAGAACAGCAACACCTGAAAAGGATCCGGTTTTCGATTCAGTGACTCCCGAGATTCCCGGTGCTGGATGGTCGGAAAGGGAATATCAGGATCTCCTGGGTATGAAGTTTACCGGCCATCCCAAGCCGAAAAAACTTGTTACGGCCGACGACTGGCCGGACAACATATATCCTCTCAGAAAGGATGTACCCTATGACCTGGTTCCTCCATCGGCGGAAGACGTGGCATATCAGCTCGATGAATGCCCCGAGGGATGTTCTGTAATACCCGTTGGTCCCTTTCATCCATCATTGCACGAACCGAACCACTGGGCAGTGTATGTGGATGGCGAAACAATCAAGGGTGCCGATTACCGCGGATTCATGACGCACCGGGGCATTGAAAAACTCTGCACAACCCAGGTGAGCTATAATGAGATTCCTTTTATAGCGGAACGCATATGTGGAATTTGCGGATCGGTCCATGCAACGGCCTATTCACAAGCCGTTGAGGAAGCCGTTGGTTTAAAAATATCCCGCCGGGCTGAGTACATAAGGACTGCCATGCTGGAGATCGAACGTCTCCACTCGCACCTGTTATGGCTCGGTGTGGCCGGTCACCTTATCGGCTTCGATACGGTCTTCATGCAGTCATGGAGGGTGCGTGAGCAGATTATGTGGCTCTGCGAACGGATCACCGGAAACCGAAAGACATACGGCATGATAATCATTGGTGGCGTTCGCCGCGATCTGACGCCGGAGACGCAGAAAGAAATCCTCGATGTCCTCAAAAAAGTCGAGGAAGAGACCATGGTCATATTCAAAGCGATAAAAGGGGATACGGCCATCCATAAGAGAACCAAGGGTGTCGGTTTCATAACAAGGGAGCAGGCGGTTAAATGGAGTCTCGTTGGTCCCGTTGCCAGGGCCCGGGGCGTTGATATAGATGTGAGAAGGGATCATCCCTACGCAGCTTATAACGATGTAAAATTTGATGTTCCCGTTGTAGACAGCTGCGACGTCTGGGGCACCGTGGTCGTGAGGATTCTGGAGATATTTGAAGCGATAAAAATAATCCGACAGTTATTTGATCAGATGCCCGCAGGGGAACTGATCACCGAAGTCGAAGAAGCTCTGCCGGCATTGAAGCATGGAATATCCAATGTAGAAGCGCCGCGCGGTGAATCAGTCCATTATGTTATCACCGGTGAAGAAAACAGGCCTGATCGCTGGAGAGTGCGTGCCCCGACCTATCCGAACCTTCAGGGAGTTCCGGATATGCTGACAAACGATCAGTTTGCCGATTTCCCGATTATTCTGGGCAGTATAGATCCATGCTTTTCATGCACGGACCGGGTCAATATTGTAAACGTCAGGTCGGGCAAAATCAAGGTTATGAACCGCCTGGAACTGGAAAATATGTCAAGAAACTATAAAAGGGGAAGATAA
- a CDS encoding response regulator: MSKKILIVDDDKDLVQTITAVLKHNGFDVVEAYSGTEGLKKLLLEKPDLIILDIMMETDTAGFEVAYQIRSARENSRYRDVQKVPIIMLTAINQVTNSRFSLNESESFLPEVNDFLTKPVDIDDLVRKIHAHIA, encoded by the coding sequence ATGAGCAAAAAAATCTTGATAGTGGATGATGACAAGGACCTGGTTCAGACCATAACAGCGGTGCTGAAGCACAACGGTTTTGACGTGGTGGAGGCATACAGCGGTACGGAGGGATTGAAAAAACTCCTCCTGGAAAAACCTGACCTGATCATTCTCGATATAATGATGGAAACCGATACGGCGGGTTTCGAAGTGGCCTACCAGATACGGAGCGCCCGGGAAAATTCGCGGTACAGGGATGTTCAAAAAGTACCCATCATAATGCTTACGGCCATAAACCAGGTGACCAACTCACGTTTTTCACTGAATGAAAGCGAGAGCTTTTTACCGGAAGTCAATGATTTTCTGACCAAACCCGTGGATATCGACGACCTGGTCAGAAAGATACATGCACATATAGCGTAA